In the Gorilla gorilla gorilla isolate KB3781 chromosome 10, NHGRI_mGorGor1-v2.1_pri, whole genome shotgun sequence genome, one interval contains:
- the EIF4B gene encoding eukaryotic translation initiation factor 4B — protein sequence MAASAKKKNKKGKTISLTDFLAEDGGTGGGSTYVSKPVSWADETDDLEGDVSTTWHSNDDDVYRAPPIDRSILPTAPRAAREPNIDRSRLPKSPPYTAFLGNLPYDVTEESIKEFFRGLNISAVRLPREPSNPERLKGFGYAEFEDLDSLLSALSLNEESLGNRRIRVDVADQAQDKDRDDRSFGRDRNRDSDKTDTDWRARPATDTFDDYPPRRGDDSFGDKYRDRYDSDRYRDGYRDGYRDGPRRDMDRYGGRDRYDDRGSRDYDRGYDSRIGSGRRAFGSGYRRDDDYRGGGDRYEDRYDRRDDRSWSSRDDYSRDDYRRDDRGPPQRPKLNLKPRSTPKEDDSSASTSQSTRAASIFGGAKPVDTAAREREVEERLQKEQEKLQRQLDEPKLERRPRERHPSWRSEETQERERSRTGSESSQTGTSTTSGRNARRRESEKSLENETLNKEEDCHSPTSKPPKPDQPLKVMPAPPPKENAWVKRSSNPPARSQSSDTEQQSPTSGGGKVAPAQPSEEGPGRKDENKVDGMNAPKGQTGNSSRGPGDGGNRDHWKESDRKDGKKDQDSRSAPEPKKPEENPASKFSSASKYAALSVDGEDENEGEDYAE from the exons ATGGCGGCCTCAG caaaaaagaagaataagaaggGGAAGACTATCTCCCTAACAGACTTTCTGGCTGAGGATGGGGGTACTGGTGGAGGAAGCACCTATGTTTCCAAACCAGTCAGCTGGGCTGATGAAACGGATGACCTGGAAGGAGatg TTTCGACAACTTGGCACAGTAACGATGACGATGTGTATAGGGCGCCTCCAATTGACCGTTCCATCCTTCCCACTGCTCCACGGGCTGCTCGGGAACCCAATATCGACCGGAGCCGTCTTCCCAAATCGCCACCCTACACTGCTTTTCTAGGAAACCTACCCTATGATGTTACAGAAGAGTCAATTAAGGAATTCTTTCGAGGATTAAAT ATCAGTGCAGTGCGTTTACCACGTGAACCCAGCAATCCAGAGAGGTTGAAAGGTTTTGGTTATGCTGAATTTGAGGACCTGGATTCCCTGCTCAGTGCCCTGAGTCTCAATGAAGAG TCTCTAGGTAACAGGAGAATTCGAGTGGACGTTGCTGATCAAGCACAGGATAAAG ACAGGGATGATCGTTCTTTTGGCCGTGATAGAAATCGGGATTCTGACAAAACAGATACAGACTGGAGGGCTCGTCCTGCTACAGACACCTTTGATGACTACCCACCTAGAAGAGGTGATGATAGCTTTGGAGACA AGTATCGAGATCGTTATGATTCAGACCGGTATCGGGATGGGTATCGGGATGGGTATCGGGATGGCCCACGCCGGGATATGGATCGATATGGTGGCCGGGATCGCTATGATGACCGAGGCAGCAGAGACTATGATAGAG GCTATGATTCCCGGATAGGCAGTGGCAGAAGAGCATTTGGCAGTGGGTATCGCAGGGATGATGACTACAGAGGAGGCGGGGACCGCTATGAAGACCGATATGACAGGCGGGATGATCGGTCGTGGAGCTCCAGAGATGATTACTCTCGGGATGATTATAGGCGTGATGATAGAg GTCCCCCACAAAGACCCAAACTGAATCTAAAGCCTCGGAGTACTCCTAAGGAAGATGATTCCTCTGCTAGTACCTCCCAGTCCACTCGAGCTGCTTCTATATTTGGAGGGGCAAAGCCTGTTGACACAGCTGCTAGAGAAAGAGAAGTAGAAGAACGGCTACAGAAGGAACAAGAGAAGTTGCAGCGTCAGCTGGATGAGCCAAAACTAGAACGACGGCCTCGGGAGAG ACACCCAAGCTGGCGAAGTGAAGAAACTCAGGAACGGGAACGGTCGAGGACAGGAAGTGAGTCATCACAAACTGGGACCTCCACCACATCTGGCAGAA ATGCAcgaaggagagagagtgagaagtcTCTAGAAAATGAAACACTCAATAAGGAGGAAGATTGCCACTCTCCAACTTCTAAACCTCCCAAACCTGATCAGCCCCTAAAGGTAATGCCAGCCCCTCCACCAAAGGAGAATGCTTGGGTGAAGCGAAGTTCTAACCCTCCTGCTCGATCTCAGAGCTCAGACACAGAGCAGCAATCCCCTACAAG TGGTGGGGGAAAAGTAGCTCCAGCTCAACCATCTGAGGAAGGACCAGGAAGGAAAG ATGAAAATAAAGTAGATGGGATGAATGCCCCAAAAGGCCAAACTGGGAACTCTAGCCGTGGTCCAGGAGACGGAGGGAACAGAGACCACTGGAAGGAGTCAGATAG GAAAGATGGCAAAAAGGATCAAGACTCCAGATCTGCACCTGAGCCAAAGAAACCTGAGGAAAATCCAGCTTCC AAGTTCAGTTCTGCAAGCAAGTATGCTGCTCTCTCTGTTGATGGTGAAGatgaaaatgagggagaagaTTATGCCGAATAG